TTGACGATCCTCGGCCATACGCTGAACGAGTTGGTCGTGATGAGCGTTATGCAAAGGTCTATAACATAGACTACGGCCGATGCATTTTTTGCGGTTTTTGTGTTGAGGCGTGTCCCAAAGATGCGATCACACATGGTTATAACTTCGAGATCTCTGTATACAACCGCGCCGACCTTTTGAAAACAAAGGACGATCTGCTCATTACAAAGCAGAAGCAATCAAAGAATTATCGTGTCGCTTTATCGAGCGAGGACGTAGATTCCGAATACAAAGAAGTCTGAAATTGACGGTTCTTCCGTCGCCGCACTTTTGTGGACCTATCCGATATGCCGCCGACGCCGAGAGGCAGGCACCACGAGATCAGAGGTGCCGCTTTGAGGGAATTTGCCGGACTGCGATCAGACGAAGCTCGTCTCGATCCGCACAGTTTGGCCCGCTTTGCAAAGCTGATGGTCGTACCGTTCGAAGCCATCCAATCTCTGAGTCCAGAATCGCGTGAGCATCTGCTTGGGAGCGGAAAGAACGCTTGGTCCGGAGGGGCCGCATCGACTCGGCTGCCTGACGGAAGCCGGCTTATCATCCTTAATCCTACACAAGGCGTCAACCGTCAAAATGCTACTCTGATGGAGGAGATCAGCCATGTTTTCCTCGGTCATAAACCTAGCAAACTCGCTGTAGAACGCCGGGACCGGAGTGGAAAGATCAATGCGAGGGAATACGATCGGGCGATCGAGGAAGAGGCGTATGGAACCGGCGCCGCGGCTCTGGTGCCGTATTCAGCTCTGAAGAGAATGGTCTTGGCGGGCCGAACGTCGGGTCAGATCGCGAACCATTTTTACGTCAGCCGTGCGTTGGTGGAATTTCGCATCAAGATCTCACGGCTCTGGAGCGATTACAGGGAACGCGGCGGCAGCGGGTCCGATGGCAGTAAATAATGGCCAGCAAGAAGAACAAAGACGAACGCAAGCACGAACAAATAACGGCCACGGACAAGCTCCGGCTGCTGCTGGACATTACAAAGACCATCAGCCGTTCGCTCGACCTTGAGGAAGTTCTGAATCTTGTGATGGACACTCTTGGCTCGCTGCTTACTTACGACGCAGCGGGCATTTACCTTATAGAGTTCAAGCCGGAGGACGGCAGCCCATATATATTCAAATCAAAGGTCATTCGCGGTTACCAGATCAGTTTTGACCTGATCGAGCCGCGGCTGAAAATGGGCGAGGGCTTTCTCGGAACTGTGGCTCAATCCGGGCGGGC
This sequence is a window from Acidobacteriota bacterium. Protein-coding genes within it:
- a CDS encoding NADH-quinone oxidoreductase subunit I is translated as MSIISDVLQSSIAVLKGMKRTISEIPREKWTVQYPDVPVTVQPRYRGQHLLHVDENGKEKCVACYLCAAACPSDCIYIEAIDDPRPYAERVGRDERYAKVYNIDYGRCIFCGFCVEACPKDAITHGYNFEISVYNRADLLKTKDDLLITKQKQSKNYRVALSSEDVDSEYKEV
- a CDS encoding ImmA/IrrE family metallo-endopeptidase, coding for MDLSDMPPTPRGRHHEIRGAALREFAGLRSDEARLDPHSLARFAKLMVVPFEAIQSLSPESREHLLGSGKNAWSGGAASTRLPDGSRLIILNPTQGVNRQNATLMEEISHVFLGHKPSKLAVERRDRSGKINAREYDRAIEEEAYGTGAAALVPYSALKRMVLAGRTSGQIANHFYVSRALVEFRIKISRLWSDYRERGGSGSDGSK